One segment of Coffea arabica cultivar ET-39 chromosome 7c, Coffea Arabica ET-39 HiFi, whole genome shotgun sequence DNA contains the following:
- the LOC113698339 gene encoding beta-1,3-galactosyltransferase 7 isoform X1 — protein sequence MLQQPKDTMKSRNKAIVSPKWIVVFCIFSFALGVLFSNRLWAPSEWDDPIVSLRRRQQELAIDSKREKDKEDVIRGYKEAQEAIKNNRSLDNSIAKLRLELPSARDVDQMGKSENLPALGTDSNGKSKREKAFIVIGINTAFSSRKRRDSVRETWMPQGEKLVQLEREKGIFIRFMIGHSATSNSILDRAIDLEEQQHNDILRLEHVEGYHELSAKTKAFFSTAVAKWDADFYVKIDDDVHVNLGTLAATLARHRSKPRVYIGCMKSGPVLYQKDVKYHEPEHWKFGEEGNRYFRHATGQIYAISQELATYISVNRPILHKYANEDVSLGAWLIGLEVEHINDHNMCCRTPHECEWKAQSGSACVASFDWRCSGICSSVERIKEVHTRCGEDPATLWSVLL from the exons ATGCTTCAACAGCCCAAAGACACTATGAAGAGCAGAAACAAAGCCATTGTTTCACCCAAATGGATCGTTGTTTTCTGCATCTTCAGCTTCGCCCTTGGCGTACTCTTCTCCAACAG GTTGTGGGCTCCTTCTGAGTGGGATGATCCGATAGTTTCTCTGAGGAGACGTCAACAAGAATTGGCAATTGACTCAAAAAGGGAGAAG GATAAAGAGGATGTCATCAGAGGTTATAAGGAAGCTCAAGAAGCTATTAA GAATAATAGGTCTCTCGACAATTCAATTGCTAAGCTTCGGCTGGAGCTACCATCTGCTAGAGATGTTGATCAGATgggaaaatctgaaaatttgccTGCCCTTGGCACGGACTCAAATGGCAAGAGTAAGCGCGAAAAGGCATTTATAGTCATTGGAATTAACACAGCTTTTAGTAGCAGAAAGAGGCGTGATTCAGTTAGAGAAACCTGGATGCCTCAAG GTGAAAAGCTAGTTCAGTTAGAGCGTGAAAAGGGCATATTCATCCGATTCATGATAGGTCACAG TGCAACATCCAATAGCATTTTGGACAGAGCAATCGACTTGGAGGAACAACAGCATAATGACATTCTCCGGCTG GAACATGTTGAGGGATATCATGAGTTATCTGCAAAGACAAAAGCATTCTTTTCTACTGCAGTAGCCAAATGGGATGCTGACTTTTACGTTAAGATCGATGATGATGTTCACGTAAATCTGG GCACATTAGCTGCTACTCTTGCCCGCCACCGTTCAAAACCAAGGGTATACATAGGGTGTATGAAATCAGGACCAGTTCTTTATCAGAA GGACGTCAAGTACCACGAACCTGAACATTGGAAATTTGGAGAGGAGGGGAACCGATATTTCAGACATGCAACTGGTCAGATATATGCTATCTCACAGGAATTGGCAACATACATCTCTGTCAACCG ACCAATTTTGCATAAATATGCAAACGAAGATGTTTCACTGGGGGCATGGCTAATTGGTCTTGAAGTTGAGCACATTAACGATCATAATATGTGCTGTAGAACACCACACG AATGTGAATGGAAAGCACAGTCTGGTAGCGCTTGCGTGGCATCATTTGATTGGAGGTGTAGTGGGATTTGCAGTTCTGTTGAAAGAATAAAAGAGGTTCATACCAGGTGTGGTGAAGATCCTGCTACCCTTTGGAGTGTGCTCTTGTGA
- the LOC113697917 gene encoding tRNase Z TRZ2, chloroplastic isoform X1, protein MSSQSYLQKLPLTLNPSILSPSRSSPASLQINLLQSHQKPTQNKLNGCNNSCSSLLPAAVGGSSSGILSAIGRAIEEEEEYRKARAEVHKKSVDLEGYSVEGISIGGHETCVVVPQLKAAFDIGRCPSRAVHQNFLFITHAHLDHIGGLPMYVATRGLYSLKPPTIFVPPCIKEDVEKLFDIHRAMSNVELNLDLVALDIGETYEMRNDLVVRPFKTHHVIPSQGYVVYSVRKKLRKQYMHLKGKQIEKLKKSGVEITDTILCPEVAFTGDTKSDVFLDPRNADALRAKILITEVKPFAFSNHMMHLYEISLKATFLDESVTVEHARDHGHTHLFEIMEHAQWIRSKAVILTHFSPRYNIEDIRQAVSRLQSKVSAKVIALTEGFKSKYS, encoded by the exons CTCCCTCCCGATCTTCGCCAGCATCTCTCCAAATAAACCTTCTTCAATCTCACCAAAAACCAACACAGAATAAGTTGAATGGCTGTAATAACTCTTGTTCTTCCTTGTTACCTGCTGCTGTAGGAGGTTCTTCTTCTGGGATTTTGTCTGCAATCGGGAGAGCAattgaggaagaagaagagtacAGAAAAGCCAGGGCTGAGGTTCACAAGAAGAGTGTGGATTTGGAGGGGTATTCAGTCGAAGGGATTTCAATTGGTGGTCATGAAACTTGTGTTGTTGTTCCTCAACTCAAGGCCGCTTTTGACATTGGGAGGTGCCCTTCTAGAGCTGTTCATCAGAACTTCTTGTTTATCACTCATGCCCATCTTGATCACATT GGTGGACTTCCAATGTATGTGGCTACTCGCGGTCTTTACAGCTTGAAACCTCCAACTATTTTTGTTCCACCTTGTATTAAAGAAGATGTCGAGAAGTTATTTGATATTCACAGGGCCATGAGTAATGTAGAACTCAACCTTGATTTGGTTGCTCTGGATATAG GGGAAACTTATGAAATGCGGAATGATCTTGTTGTGCGGCCATTTAAAACTCATCATGTCATACCCAGCCAG GGTTATGTTGTTTACTCTGTTAGAAAGAAGCTGaggaaacaatatatgcacctAAAGGGAAAGCAGATTGAGAAACTGAAGAAGTCTGGTGTTGAG ATCACAGATACTATCTTGTGCCCTGAAGTGGCCTTCACTGGAGACACAAAGTCTGATGTTTTCCTTGATCCACGCAATGCTGATGCATTGAGGGCAAAGATCCTTATAACTGAGGTCAAGCCTTTTGCTTTTAGCAATCACATGATGCATCTTTATGAGATCTCTTTAAAG GCTACCTTTTTGGATGAGAGTGTCACTGTTGAACATGCACGTGATCACGGTCATACACACCTATTTGAG ATTATGGAGCATGCCCAGTGGATTAGGAGCAAAGCAGTAATATTGACTCATTTCTCTCCCCGCTACAACATTGAG GACATCCGCCAAGCTGTATCAAGATTGCAGTCAAAGGTCTCAGCAAAAGTAATTGCTCTAACGGAGGGTTTTAAATCAAAGTATTCGTAG
- the LOC113697917 gene encoding tRNase Z TRZ2, chloroplastic isoform X2 — translation MSSQSYLQKLPLTLNPSILSPSRSSPASLQINLLQSHQKPTQNKLNGCNNSCSSLLPAAVGGSSSGILSAIGRAIEEEEEYRKARAEVHKKSVDLEGYSVEGISIGGHETCVVVPQLKAAFDIGRCPSRAVHQNFLFITHAHLDHIGGLPMYVATRGLYSLKPPTIFVPPCIKEDVEKLFDIHRAMSNVELNLDLVALDIGETYEMRNDLVVRPFKTHHVIPSQGYVVYSVRKKLRKQYMHLKGKQIEKLKKSGVEITDTILCPEVAFTGDTKSDVFLDPRNADALRAKILITEATFLDESVTVEHARDHGHTHLFEIMEHAQWIRSKAVILTHFSPRYNIEDIRQAVSRLQSKVSAKVIALTEGFKSKYS, via the exons CTCCCTCCCGATCTTCGCCAGCATCTCTCCAAATAAACCTTCTTCAATCTCACCAAAAACCAACACAGAATAAGTTGAATGGCTGTAATAACTCTTGTTCTTCCTTGTTACCTGCTGCTGTAGGAGGTTCTTCTTCTGGGATTTTGTCTGCAATCGGGAGAGCAattgaggaagaagaagagtacAGAAAAGCCAGGGCTGAGGTTCACAAGAAGAGTGTGGATTTGGAGGGGTATTCAGTCGAAGGGATTTCAATTGGTGGTCATGAAACTTGTGTTGTTGTTCCTCAACTCAAGGCCGCTTTTGACATTGGGAGGTGCCCTTCTAGAGCTGTTCATCAGAACTTCTTGTTTATCACTCATGCCCATCTTGATCACATT GGTGGACTTCCAATGTATGTGGCTACTCGCGGTCTTTACAGCTTGAAACCTCCAACTATTTTTGTTCCACCTTGTATTAAAGAAGATGTCGAGAAGTTATTTGATATTCACAGGGCCATGAGTAATGTAGAACTCAACCTTGATTTGGTTGCTCTGGATATAG GGGAAACTTATGAAATGCGGAATGATCTTGTTGTGCGGCCATTTAAAACTCATCATGTCATACCCAGCCAG GGTTATGTTGTTTACTCTGTTAGAAAGAAGCTGaggaaacaatatatgcacctAAAGGGAAAGCAGATTGAGAAACTGAAGAAGTCTGGTGTTGAG ATCACAGATACTATCTTGTGCCCTGAAGTGGCCTTCACTGGAGACACAAAGTCTGATGTTTTCCTTGATCCACGCAATGCTGATGCATTGAGGGCAAAGATCCTTATAACTGAG GCTACCTTTTTGGATGAGAGTGTCACTGTTGAACATGCACGTGATCACGGTCATACACACCTATTTGAG ATTATGGAGCATGCCCAGTGGATTAGGAGCAAAGCAGTAATATTGACTCATTTCTCTCCCCGCTACAACATTGAG GACATCCGCCAAGCTGTATCAAGATTGCAGTCAAAGGTCTCAGCAAAAGTAATTGCTCTAACGGAGGGTTTTAAATCAAAGTATTCGTAG
- the LOC113698339 gene encoding beta-1,3-galactosyltransferase 7 isoform X2 has product MLQQPKDTMKSRNKAIVSPKWIVVFCIFSFALGVLFSNRLWAPSEWDDPIVSLRRRQQELAIDSKREKDKEDVIRGYKEAQEAIKSLDNSIAKLRLELPSARDVDQMGKSENLPALGTDSNGKSKREKAFIVIGINTAFSSRKRRDSVRETWMPQGEKLVQLEREKGIFIRFMIGHSATSNSILDRAIDLEEQQHNDILRLEHVEGYHELSAKTKAFFSTAVAKWDADFYVKIDDDVHVNLGTLAATLARHRSKPRVYIGCMKSGPVLYQKDVKYHEPEHWKFGEEGNRYFRHATGQIYAISQELATYISVNRPILHKYANEDVSLGAWLIGLEVEHINDHNMCCRTPHECEWKAQSGSACVASFDWRCSGICSSVERIKEVHTRCGEDPATLWSVLL; this is encoded by the exons ATGCTTCAACAGCCCAAAGACACTATGAAGAGCAGAAACAAAGCCATTGTTTCACCCAAATGGATCGTTGTTTTCTGCATCTTCAGCTTCGCCCTTGGCGTACTCTTCTCCAACAG GTTGTGGGCTCCTTCTGAGTGGGATGATCCGATAGTTTCTCTGAGGAGACGTCAACAAGAATTGGCAATTGACTCAAAAAGGGAGAAG GATAAAGAGGATGTCATCAGAGGTTATAAGGAAGCTCAAGAAGCTATTAA GTCTCTCGACAATTCAATTGCTAAGCTTCGGCTGGAGCTACCATCTGCTAGAGATGTTGATCAGATgggaaaatctgaaaatttgccTGCCCTTGGCACGGACTCAAATGGCAAGAGTAAGCGCGAAAAGGCATTTATAGTCATTGGAATTAACACAGCTTTTAGTAGCAGAAAGAGGCGTGATTCAGTTAGAGAAACCTGGATGCCTCAAG GTGAAAAGCTAGTTCAGTTAGAGCGTGAAAAGGGCATATTCATCCGATTCATGATAGGTCACAG TGCAACATCCAATAGCATTTTGGACAGAGCAATCGACTTGGAGGAACAACAGCATAATGACATTCTCCGGCTG GAACATGTTGAGGGATATCATGAGTTATCTGCAAAGACAAAAGCATTCTTTTCTACTGCAGTAGCCAAATGGGATGCTGACTTTTACGTTAAGATCGATGATGATGTTCACGTAAATCTGG GCACATTAGCTGCTACTCTTGCCCGCCACCGTTCAAAACCAAGGGTATACATAGGGTGTATGAAATCAGGACCAGTTCTTTATCAGAA GGACGTCAAGTACCACGAACCTGAACATTGGAAATTTGGAGAGGAGGGGAACCGATATTTCAGACATGCAACTGGTCAGATATATGCTATCTCACAGGAATTGGCAACATACATCTCTGTCAACCG ACCAATTTTGCATAAATATGCAAACGAAGATGTTTCACTGGGGGCATGGCTAATTGGTCTTGAAGTTGAGCACATTAACGATCATAATATGTGCTGTAGAACACCACACG AATGTGAATGGAAAGCACAGTCTGGTAGCGCTTGCGTGGCATCATTTGATTGGAGGTGTAGTGGGATTTGCAGTTCTGTTGAAAGAATAAAAGAGGTTCATACCAGGTGTGGTGAAGATCCTGCTACCCTTTGGAGTGTGCTCTTGTGA